In one Rutidosis leptorrhynchoides isolate AG116_Rl617_1_P2 chromosome 8, CSIRO_AGI_Rlap_v1, whole genome shotgun sequence genomic region, the following are encoded:
- the LOC139861908 gene encoding equilibrative nucleotide transporter 3-like, whose product MAGDDSSQTPVRLEGKFGATVICWILGLGSLICWNSLTSVEDYYYDVFPEYHPSRVLSLVYQPFAFGTMALLAYNESKVDTRKRNIVGYIMFFLGTLALFLVDIGTYGKGSIESYIGICLVVASFGMADALIQGGMLGDLALMCPEFIQSFLVGMAASGVLTSALRLFTEAVFNNVYNGLRKGALLFLSMSTLFEFSCIFLYAFVFSKLPIVKYYRKKAALEGSKTVSSDLSAAGIQTDLTQKLVDEDIGYLDRLSNKELLFQNLDYALDLFFIFVLTLSIFPGFLYENTGEHQLGSWYPLVLVATFNIWDLISRYIPLIPSLKIESRKWITILVLLRFLLVPAFYFTAIYGDQGWMTMLVSVLGFSNGYLMVCVLMAAPKGYKGPEQNALGNLLVFFLLGGIFLGAALDWLWLIGNGSFFG is encoded by the exons ATGGCTGGTGATGATTCGAGTCAAACTCCTGTCAGGCTTGAG GGAAAGTTTGGTGCAACCGTAATATGTTGGATTCTTGGACTTGGATCCCTCATCTGTTGGAACAGTCTTACTTCGGTTGAAGATTACTATTACGATGTATTCCCA GAGTACCATCCATCTAGGGTGCTTAGCCTTGTTTATCAACCATTTGCCTTTGGAACAATGGCATTGCTTGCTTACAATGAATCAAAAGTCGATACTAGAAAACGTAACATTGTCGGATACATCATGTTCTTTCTCGGGACTTTGGCCCTCTTTTTG GTGGATATAGGTACATACGGGAAGGGTAGCATTGAATCCTACATTGGTATATGTCTAGTTGTTGCTTCTTTTGGGATGGCAGATGCCTTAATTCAAGGCGGGATGCTTGGCGATTTGGCTCTTATGTGCCCAGAATTCATCCAA TCCTTCCTTGTGGGTATGGCTGCATCTGGAGTTCTAACTTCTGCTTTGAGACTATTCACAGAAGCTGTTTTCAATAATGTATACAACGGTCTACGCAAAGGAGCAC TATTATTCCTCTCAATGTCCACACTCTTTGAGTTTTCATGTATCTTTCTCTATGCGTTCGTGTTCTCTAAGTTACCTATCGTGAAGTACTACCGTAAAAAAGCAGCCCTCGAAGGTTCAAAAACTGTTTCATCTGATCTTTCTGCTGCAGGAATTCAAACAGACCTCACCCAAAAACTC GTTGACGAAGATATTGGATATTTAGACAGGCTTAGCAACAAAGAACTCTTATTTCAGAACTTGGATTACGCTTTAGATTTGTTCTTTATATTTGTCCTGACTTTGTCGATATTCCCTGGTTTCTTATACGAAAACACCGGTGAACATCAGTTGGGTTCATG GTATCCACTTGTTTTAGTAGCTACATTTAACATTTGGGACTTGATATCGCGATATATTCCTCTAATACCGTCCCTTAAGATAGAATCACGAAAGTGGATTACAATCCTAGTCCTGTTACGTTTCTTGCTAGTCCCTGCGTTCTATTTTACTGCAATATACGGTGATCAAGGATGGATGACAATGTTAGTGTCCGTATTGGGATTTAGTAATGGTTACCTTATGGTATGTGTTCTCATGGCTGCTCCCAAAGGTTACAAG GGTCCGGAGCAAAATGCGTTGGGAAATTTGCTTGTGTTTTTTCTACTTGGTGGAATATTTTTGGGAGCGGCTCTCGACTGGTTATGGCTTATTGGTAATGGAAGCTTTTTCGGTTAA